In a genomic window of Streptomyces sp. NBC_01231:
- a CDS encoding metalloregulator ArsR/SmtB family transcription factor, with protein MTRAAEDDQVSEHVLVALADPIRREVLAILAREGGATSTSLAASLPVTRQAVAKHLAVLDRAGLVRAHRAGREVRYEADLQPLKQTTRWMATLATQWEHRLNTIKALAEGAAGP; from the coding sequence ATGACCCGCGCCGCCGAGGACGATCAGGTCTCCGAGCATGTTCTGGTAGCCCTGGCTGACCCGATTCGTCGAGAAGTCCTCGCCATCCTTGCCCGCGAAGGCGGCGCCACATCGACATCCCTGGCAGCGAGCCTTCCCGTCACCCGCCAGGCGGTGGCCAAACACTTGGCCGTTCTGGACCGCGCTGGGCTTGTCCGCGCCCACCGGGCCGGCCGCGAGGTCCGCTACGAAGCTGACCTGCAACCGCTGAAGCAGACAACGCGGTGGATGGCCACCCTCGCCACCCAGTGGGAACACCGCCTCAACACCATCAAGGCCCTGGCGGAAGGCGCCGCTGGGCCCTGA
- a CDS encoding nuclear transport factor 2 family protein, whose protein sequence is MTNNDSTANAVGVVDAYGQALQARDKDTILRLYADESEIIPEAAPSLRGTDAIDSFYTDTFAAIGFEGDLQVVSAEVHDEIALVRSEQPIVVVAVADGTRTKTYYRELFVLRHTPDGWRIHKYMFSQNPAQA, encoded by the coding sequence GTGACGAACAACGACAGCACCGCCAACGCGGTCGGCGTGGTCGATGCCTACGGCCAAGCGCTGCAGGCCCGTGACAAGGACACGATTCTGCGGCTCTACGCCGACGAGTCCGAGATCATCCCCGAGGCCGCGCCCAGCCTGCGCGGCACGGATGCGATCGACTCCTTCTACACCGACACCTTCGCCGCCATCGGGTTCGAAGGCGACCTGCAGGTGGTCTCGGCCGAGGTCCACGACGAGATCGCGCTCGTCCGGTCCGAGCAGCCCATCGTTGTGGTCGCCGTGGCCGACGGCACCCGCACCAAGACCTACTACCGCGAGCTGTTCGTGCTGCGTCACACCCCAGACGGGTGGCGCATCCACAAGTACATGTTCTCCCAGAACCCGGCGCAGGCCTAG
- a CDS encoding ATP-binding protein: MSELTGNRVRTAAGKLGLPHLAETINEFTRRADEAKMGYLDFLDLVLSEELAVRDDRRFRQGLRLSRLPHHKTLEEYDFSFQPDLDPRKVKDLATLSFVEAKANAALLGPPGVGKTHIVVALAVAACRAGYSVYFTGLDDMVRNLKAAEAAGRLANKLGTYLGRASSLSTRWATRSSDAEKRTWSSRSSQSGMKKVRSS, encoded by the coding sequence TTGAGCGAGCTGACCGGCAACCGCGTCCGCACTGCGGCCGGCAAGCTCGGTCTGCCCCACCTCGCGGAAACCATCAACGAGTTCACCCGCCGGGCCGACGAAGCGAAGATGGGCTACCTCGACTTCCTCGACCTGGTCCTCTCCGAGGAACTGGCCGTCCGTGACGACCGTCGATTCCGCCAGGGACTGCGGCTCTCCCGGCTGCCGCACCACAAGACGCTCGAGGAGTACGACTTCTCGTTCCAGCCCGACCTCGACCCGCGCAAGGTCAAGGACCTTGCCACCCTCTCGTTCGTCGAGGCCAAGGCCAACGCGGCTCTCCTGGGCCCGCCGGGGGTGGGTAAGACACACATCGTTGTCGCTCTCGCCGTTGCCGCTTGCCGGGCCGGCTACTCGGTCTACTTCACCGGCCTCGACGACATGGTCCGCAACCTCAAAGCCGCCGAAGCCGCCGGGCGCCTGGCCAACAAGCTCGGCACCTACCTCGGCCGGGCGTCCTCGTTGTCGACGAGGTGGGCTACGAGATCCTCGGACGCGGAGAAGCGAACCTGGTCTTCCAGGTCATCTCAAAGCGGTATGAAGAAGGTTCGATCATCCTGA
- a CDS encoding glycosyltransferase, with protein MTNATEARTTPAPPPWPWAADPYVVAVQSLYPHKGHDALLTAFARVVDQTDQHIRLVIIGDGDQTIPLRLLADRLNITDRIVWLGAVWRKDLVDSVLAGAAGFVSMSRFEGVPISVLEARQHGLPLILTDIPGHRDGAATSPAAFVPVDDTAAFAQHLLALLHDPRPHQPDTTTLHGEWERYTHAFLGIVAPTGALPRQSVLDAGRNSSR; from the coding sequence CTGACCAACGCCACCGAAGCCCGCACCACCCCTGCACCCCCGCCCTGGCCCTGGGCAGCCGACCCCTACGTCGTCGCGGTCCAGAGCCTCTACCCCCACAAGGGCCACGACGCCCTCCTGACGGCTTTCGCCCGCGTCGTCGACCAGACCGACCAGCACATCCGCCTCGTCATCATCGGCGACGGAGACCAGACCATCCCGCTGCGCCTGCTCGCCGACCGCCTGAACATCACCGACCGCATCGTCTGGCTCGGCGCCGTCTGGCGCAAGGACCTCGTGGACAGCGTGCTGGCCGGCGCCGCCGGCTTCGTGTCCATGAGCCGCTTCGAAGGAGTGCCGATCTCCGTCCTCGAAGCCCGCCAGCACGGCCTCCCCCTGATCCTCACCGACATCCCCGGCCACCGCGACGGCGCCGCAACCTCCCCGGCCGCCTTCGTCCCTGTCGACGACACCGCCGCCTTCGCCCAGCACCTCCTTGCTCTGCTCCACGACCCCCGGCCCCATCAGCCCGACACCACCACCCTCCATGGCGAATGGGAGCGCTACACCCACGCCTTCCTCGGCATCGTCGCCCCCACCGGCGCGCTCCCGCGCCAGTCCGTCCTCGACGCCGGAAGGAACTCAAGCCGGTGA
- a CDS encoding class I SAM-dependent methyltransferase, producing the protein MTGYDVLAEVYEWLISDAKLPPAEFAASFDDVLNLLPSNAHVLDCSCGTGQLAVGLAGRGMQVVATDASEAMVRRTAELSEEFGASVRAVRANWEEMPDHFQDNTFDMVFCVGNSLHHAAGATGRGAALESMSRLLRPGGRLVLTSRTWELVRARGSRLEISDRLVRRNGRDAVVVYRWEIAPHWEEEHHIEIAIAQVDATGLVLVRSELLSCWPYRYEELEVELHRVGLQTELSTFDLEAENYMVVASKV; encoded by the coding sequence GTGACAGGCTATGACGTGCTTGCCGAGGTGTACGAATGGCTCATCTCGGATGCAAAGTTGCCTCCAGCCGAGTTCGCTGCGTCGTTCGACGACGTCCTCAATCTCCTGCCGTCGAACGCTCACGTCCTCGACTGTTCGTGCGGAACCGGACAGTTGGCGGTTGGCCTCGCCGGTCGTGGCATGCAGGTTGTCGCAACTGACGCCAGCGAGGCGATGGTTCGTCGGACTGCAGAGTTGTCTGAGGAGTTCGGGGCATCCGTCCGGGCCGTACGGGCGAACTGGGAAGAGATGCCCGACCATTTCCAGGACAACACGTTCGACATGGTGTTCTGCGTTGGCAACTCGCTTCACCATGCCGCGGGCGCGACAGGCAGGGGTGCTGCTCTGGAGTCGATGTCACGGCTTCTGCGCCCCGGCGGGCGGTTGGTACTCACATCCCGCACTTGGGAACTCGTGAGGGCCAGAGGTTCCCGGCTGGAGATCAGTGACCGACTCGTCCGCCGGAACGGTCGCGATGCCGTCGTGGTCTACCGCTGGGAGATTGCGCCGCATTGGGAGGAGGAGCACCACATCGAGATTGCGATCGCGCAAGTTGATGCGACCGGGTTGGTTCTTGTCCGCTCGGAACTGCTGTCCTGCTGGCCCTACCGGTACGAGGAACTCGAAGTCGAGCTGCACCGGGTCGGACTCCAAACGGAACTGAGCACGTTCGATCTTGAGGCCGAGAACTATATGGTGGTCGCGAGCAAGGTATAA
- a CDS encoding phosphotransferase encodes MPTFSYDLSHAAQLARLERLMWTALTEHYGLDGPAAAVEVQQYEDKAVWRITPPDRDSSFVARLSVRDGRPAHQQRSEMRWLESLAHAHTVAVPDPVTTTSGHYVVPIEVPDHDEPATLALLHWLPGTAEPPIAQHGVAQKMGTATAHLHQHAATVHLSDFDRPVWDAQTILHRGHALTGPGAPEQLGADGTAALRKVTELITPALEEGGPNDRGRIHGDLHRENMIALPDGGVGVIDVDDCGTGHYLLDIATILSSVHRIAHNEPGGYEELTRSYLDGYTQVRPLPTDFSRLLEPYLLLRDAFILNFVTTAAPVNADVASWGPRRIGGIVVNMQAYLEGHPYPGALAMHRP; translated from the coding sequence GTGCCGACGTTTTCCTACGACCTCTCCCACGCCGCGCAGCTCGCCCGGCTTGAGCGACTGATGTGGACTGCGCTGACCGAGCATTACGGACTCGACGGCCCAGCCGCAGCAGTGGAGGTCCAGCAGTACGAGGACAAGGCGGTCTGGAGGATCACCCCGCCAGACCGCGACAGTTCCTTCGTCGCCCGCCTGTCCGTCCGCGACGGACGCCCCGCCCACCAGCAGCGCAGCGAGATGCGATGGCTGGAGAGCCTGGCCCACGCCCATACGGTCGCCGTTCCCGATCCTGTCACCACCACCAGCGGCCACTACGTGGTCCCCATCGAGGTCCCCGACCACGACGAGCCGGCCACCCTCGCCCTGCTGCACTGGCTCCCCGGCACGGCGGAACCCCCTATCGCCCAGCATGGCGTCGCGCAGAAGATGGGCACCGCCACCGCCCACCTGCACCAGCACGCAGCCACCGTGCACCTGTCCGACTTCGACCGGCCGGTCTGGGACGCGCAGACGATCCTCCACCGCGGCCACGCCCTCACCGGCCCGGGCGCCCCCGAGCAGCTCGGCGCCGACGGCACCGCCGCACTGCGCAAGGTCACCGAGCTGATCACCCCGGCCCTCGAGGAAGGCGGCCCGAACGACCGGGGTCGGATTCACGGCGACCTGCACCGCGAAAACATGATCGCTCTGCCCGACGGCGGCGTTGGCGTCATCGACGTCGACGACTGCGGCACCGGCCACTACCTGCTCGACATCGCCACCATCCTGTCGTCGGTCCACCGCATCGCGCACAACGAACCGGGCGGCTACGAGGAATTGACCCGCAGCTACCTGGACGGCTACACCCAGGTGCGCCCCCTGCCCACCGACTTCTCCCGCCTCCTAGAGCCCTACCTGCTCCTGCGCGACGCCTTCATCCTGAACTTCGTCACGACCGCGGCCCCGGTAAACGCCGACGTCGCCTCCTGGGGGCCGCGCCGAATCGGCGGCATCGTGGTCAACATGCAGGCATACCTGGAGGGACACCCCTACCCGGGCGCTCTCGCAATGCACCGACCGTAG
- a CDS encoding enoyl-CoA hydratase/isomerase family protein: MLRDFKTLLVALDGHILTVQLNTPEAGNAISGVVLDELLVVLGEAEDDPHIRVMVLSGAGDNFCLGGDRSEFSSLLAEDPSGGALRALAHKARRVCDTLATTETVTIAKLHGGVVGAGVGLAVLCDLRVGADTTRFRLPELGLGVPPAWGGILPRLLDEVGAAKIRELILTADEFDAAVGRELSILHKVVPSDQLDTAVRRWTKPLVRRDPAALRTAKAMLNANTRPANGGLFDADLLTAAVTKKLTRR; encoded by the coding sequence ATGCTGAGAGATTTCAAGACCCTCCTCGTGGCACTCGACGGCCACATCCTCACAGTGCAGCTGAACACCCCGGAGGCCGGCAACGCCATATCCGGAGTGGTTCTGGACGAACTCCTCGTCGTGCTAGGCGAAGCAGAAGACGACCCCCACATTCGGGTGATGGTGCTCTCGGGCGCAGGGGACAACTTCTGCCTGGGAGGAGACCGCAGTGAGTTCTCGTCACTCCTCGCCGAGGACCCTTCGGGAGGGGCGCTTCGGGCACTCGCCCACAAAGCACGTCGGGTGTGCGACACCCTCGCGACCACTGAGACTGTGACCATCGCAAAGCTGCACGGCGGGGTCGTCGGGGCAGGCGTCGGGCTCGCGGTGCTCTGCGATCTACGGGTCGGGGCGGACACAACTCGCTTCCGACTGCCTGAACTCGGCCTGGGAGTCCCCCCAGCGTGGGGCGGTATCCTGCCGCGCCTGCTTGACGAAGTGGGGGCGGCCAAAATCCGTGAACTGATCCTGACAGCCGACGAATTCGACGCTGCGGTCGGACGCGAGCTGTCCATCCTGCACAAGGTCGTCCCGTCGGACCAGTTGGACACAGCTGTCAGACGCTGGACCAAGCCACTCGTCCGCCGTGATCCGGCGGCGCTGCGAACCGCAAAGGCCATGCTGAATGCCAACACCCGCCCCGCCAATGGTGGCCTCTTCGATGCCGATCTGCTGACGGCAGCAGTGACAAAAAAGCTGACACGCCGGTAG
- a CDS encoding SRPBCC domain-containing protein, which produces MIHDTIERTIAINAPVQRVWSVLTEPAFLGRWFGNGEPVKIDLRPGGLLVFDHGVHGVIPARIETVEPPRLFSWRWSQGAAGEEPEDTNATLVEFTLTEDDSTGGTQLTLIESGFARIGLPTAEAAERHRANSQNWPGKLDQLRAVCEPTTA; this is translated from the coding sequence ATGATCCACGACACGATCGAACGCACCATCGCGATCAACGCCCCCGTGCAGCGGGTGTGGTCCGTGCTGACCGAACCCGCCTTCCTCGGTCGCTGGTTCGGCAACGGAGAGCCAGTCAAGATCGACCTGCGCCCCGGCGGTCTTCTCGTCTTCGACCACGGTGTCCATGGCGTTATTCCCGCCCGTATCGAGACCGTCGAGCCGCCGCGGCTCTTCTCCTGGCGGTGGTCTCAAGGTGCCGCTGGAGAAGAGCCGGAGGACACCAATGCCACCCTGGTCGAGTTCACGCTGACCGAAGACGACTCCACCGGAGGTACCCAACTCACCTTGATTGAGAGCGGATTCGCGCGGATCGGGCTGCCAACCGCCGAGGCTGCCGAACGTCACCGCGCCAACAGCCAGAACTGGCCCGGCAAGCTCGACCAACTGCGCGCGGTCTGCGAGCCGACCACGGCATGA
- a CDS encoding ATP-binding protein — protein sequence MGYEILGRGEANLVFQVISKRYEEGSIILTSNKTFSEWGQVFGDEFLATAILDRLLHHCDVISVNGPSYRLKNRLKAIERDTDVA from the coding sequence GTGGGCTACGAGATCCTCGGACGCGGAGAAGCGAACCTGGTCTTCCAGGTCATCTCAAAGCGGTATGAAGAAGGTTCGATCATCCTGACCTCGAACAAGACCTTCAGCGAATGGGGACAGGTGTTCGGCGACGAATTCCTCGCCACCGCCATCCTCGACCGCCTCCTCCACCACTGCGACGTGATCTCCGTCAACGGACCCAGCTACCGGCTCAAAAACCGGCTCAAGGCCATCGAACGGGACACAGACGTGGCCTGA
- a CDS encoding IS30 family transposase, with product MTPLSLDEPTGRYLSFAEREEIALLKAQDKGVREIALTIGRDPGTVSRELRRNAATRGGKPVYRAVVAQWKTQRAAKRPKTAKLVGNERLREYVQDRLAGNVRRHDGTIVPGPRTPPWKGLNKPHRQDRRWSTAWSPEQIAHRLKVDFPDDESMRISHEAIYQSLFIEGRGALKRELVTCLRTGRALREPRARSRNRPQGHVTADVVLSERPAEANDRAMPGHWEGDLIIGTDRSAIGTLVERSSRSTLLVHLPRMEGWGEKPYVKNGPSLGGYGAIAMNAALGASMTKLPDQLRKTLTWDRGKELSGHAQFALETGTRVFFADPHSPWQRPTNENTNGLLRQYFPKGTDLSRWSADELEAVAHALNNRPRKILGWKTPAEIFEEQLRSLQQAGVASTS from the coding sequence ATGACCCCGCTGAGCCTGGACGAGCCCACTGGCCGGTACCTGTCGTTCGCCGAGCGTGAGGAGATCGCGCTGCTCAAGGCCCAGGACAAGGGCGTGCGCGAGATCGCTCTCACGATCGGCCGCGACCCCGGGACCGTGTCTCGTGAACTGCGCCGAAACGCTGCGACCAGGGGCGGGAAGCCGGTCTACCGCGCCGTGGTGGCGCAGTGGAAGACACAGCGGGCCGCAAAGCGTCCGAAGACGGCGAAGCTGGTGGGCAACGAGCGGCTGCGTGAGTATGTGCAAGACCGGCTCGCTGGGAACGTCCGTAGGCATGACGGCACGATCGTCCCGGGCCCCAGGACACCGCCGTGGAAGGGGTTGAACAAGCCCCATCGCCAAGACCGTCGGTGGTCGACGGCATGGAGCCCAGAGCAGATCGCGCATCGGCTGAAGGTGGACTTCCCCGATGATGAGTCCATGCGCATCAGCCACGAGGCCATCTACCAGTCGCTGTTCATCGAGGGGCGTGGTGCGCTCAAGCGTGAACTGGTCACTTGTCTCCGGACGGGGCGAGCATTGCGGGAGCCGAGGGCCAGGTCACGGAACAGGCCCCAAGGGCATGTCACCGCCGATGTCGTCCTCAGCGAGCGCCCCGCCGAGGCCAACGACCGGGCCATGCCCGGGCATTGGGAAGGCGACCTGATCATCGGGACGGACAGGTCCGCGATCGGCACGCTTGTCGAGCGCAGCAGCCGTTCAACGCTCCTTGTCCACCTGCCACGCATGGAGGGCTGGGGCGAGAAGCCGTACGTGAAGAACGGGCCGTCGCTCGGCGGCTACGGGGCCATCGCGATGAACGCCGCACTCGGGGCGTCGATGACCAAGTTGCCCGACCAGTTGCGCAAGACCCTGACGTGGGATCGCGGGAAGGAGCTTTCGGGCCACGCGCAGTTCGCGCTGGAGACCGGGACGCGGGTGTTCTTCGCTGACCCGCACTCACCGTGGCAGCGCCCGACGAACGAGAACACTAACGGTCTGCTGCGGCAGTACTTCCCCAAAGGCACCGACCTGTCGCGCTGGTCCGCTGACGAACTCGAGGCCGTCGCTCACGCGCTCAACAACCGGCCACGAAAGATCCTCGGGTGGAAGACGCCCGCTGAAATCTTCGAGGAGCAACTACGCTCGCTTCAACAAGCCGGTGTTGCATCGACCAGTTGA
- a CDS encoding IS5 family transposase (programmed frameshift) — MRRGEQLPWIVSDELWARIEPLLPVVRRRADHPGRRRLDDRKVLCGILFVLYTGIPWEFLPQELGFGSGMTCWRRLRDWNDAGVWQRLHESLLAELHAAGALDWSRAVIDGSHVRAMKGGPKTGPSPVDRARTGSKHHLITEAHGIPLAASLTGGNRNDVTQLMPLIEAVPPVRGRRGRPRRRPDRLYADRGYDHDKYRKQVRAVGITPVIARRGTEHGSGLGAHRWVVEQSFALLHWFRRLRIRWEIRDDIHEAFLTLGCALICWRRLCRATGS; from the exons ATGAGGAGGGGTGAGCAGCTGCCGTGGATCGTGTCCGATGAGTTGTGGGCGCGGATCGAGCCGTTGTTGCCGGTCGTGCGCCGCCGCGCGGATCATCCGGGGCGCAGGCGTCTGGACGACCGCAAGGTCCTGTGCGGGATCCTGTTCGTGCTGTACACCGGCATTCCGTGGGAGTTCCTGCCCCAGGAACTGGGCTTCGGCTCCGGCATGACCTGCTGGCGGCGCCTGCGGGACTGGAATGACGCGGGTGTGTGGCAGCGTCTGCATGAATCGCTGCTGGCCGAGCTGCACGCCGCCGGCGCTCTGGACTGGTCCCGGGCGGTGATCGACGGCTCTCATGTGCGGGCCATGAAGGGCGGCC CCAAAACTGGACCGAGCCCGGTCGACCGTGCCCGAACAGGCTCCAAGCACCATCTGATCACCGAAGCGCACGGCATCCCCTTGGCCGCCTCCCTGACCGGCGGCAACCGCAACGACGTCACCCAGCTCATGCCCTTGATCGAGGCCGTTCCGCCAGTACGCGGCCGACGCGGACGACCCCGCCGACGCCCCGACCGCCTCTACGCCGACCGCGGCTACGACCACGACAAGTACCGCAAGCAGGTCCGGGCCGTCGGGATCACCCCGGTCATCGCCCGCCGCGGCACCGAACACGGCTCAGGACTGGGCGCCCACCGGTGGGTCGTCGAACAGAGCTTCGCACTCCTGCACTGGTTCCGCCGGTTACGCATCCGCTGGGAGATACGCGACGACATCCACGAAGCCTTCCTCACCCTCGGGTGCGCGCTCATCTGCTGGAGGAGATTGTGCCGTGCGACGGGTTCGTGA
- a CDS encoding cytochrome P450, whose translation MTMGEVIPAPWGGHLVTSYQLCNQILRDRSWRVPDTGWRTSQRDAKRWSAPASHQMGASLPMLNPPNHARTRKSVGNPFSQNPLEKLRPSIEKTVERLLDRFVDALHQGPSDFCTLVSEELPVIAIGTWMSLPPSDYSFLRSLTHDQVHTQELFPTPSQLTQSDAATAELRRYFAELIQERRRALGDDPISSWLRTWDTLEPDQASADQAVHSLAIFMVLAALETTSHVLSSTARLLFDDSHHMDWLRRHPEHIPDAIEEVLRYDPPIHMISRVAPDDTELGGVLVREGEMVQLMTGAAHHDPVRYADPQTVDIRRRAPHLAFGGGIHYCLGNALARLEATAVLTSLLRRSIRLRVIDTPRWAPRVAFRHMTSLHLALA comes from the coding sequence ATGACGATGGGTGAAGTGATTCCGGCACCATGGGGCGGACATCTGGTCACTTCCTACCAGCTGTGCAACCAAATCCTGAGGGACAGGTCCTGGAGGGTTCCTGACACAGGCTGGCGCACCAGCCAGCGAGATGCGAAGCGGTGGAGTGCGCCAGCATCGCACCAGATGGGCGCTTCACTTCCGATGCTGAATCCGCCGAATCACGCGCGAACGCGAAAATCGGTGGGAAATCCATTCAGTCAAAACCCTCTGGAGAAGCTGCGCCCCTCGATAGAAAAAACGGTCGAGCGCCTGCTCGACCGGTTCGTCGATGCACTGCATCAAGGGCCATCGGATTTCTGCACTCTTGTCAGCGAAGAGCTGCCGGTAATCGCCATCGGTACATGGATGAGCCTACCCCCGTCCGATTACAGCTTCTTGAGGTCTCTTACGCACGACCAAGTGCACACCCAGGAGCTATTCCCGACTCCGAGTCAGCTCACTCAATCTGACGCCGCGACAGCCGAACTGCGCCGGTACTTCGCCGAGCTCATCCAGGAACGCCGAAGGGCACTTGGTGACGACCCGATTTCCTCTTGGCTCCGCACCTGGGACACACTCGAACCCGACCAGGCCAGCGCTGACCAAGCCGTCCACTCCCTCGCGATCTTTATGGTCTTGGCGGCACTGGAAACAACCTCCCACGTACTCTCCAGCACCGCCCGGCTGCTGTTCGACGACTCCCACCACATGGACTGGCTGCGTCGTCATCCCGAGCACATACCGGACGCAATCGAGGAAGTGCTGCGCTACGACCCGCCCATACACATGATCAGCCGGGTGGCGCCTGACGACACTGAGCTCGGCGGAGTGCTCGTGCGAGAGGGCGAGATGGTCCAGCTCATGACCGGTGCGGCTCACCACGACCCGGTCCGGTACGCCGATCCCCAGACCGTCGACATTCGCCGCAGGGCCCCTCACCTCGCCTTCGGCGGAGGCATCCACTACTGCCTCGGCAATGCCCTGGCCCGACTGGAGGCGACGGCCGTGCTCACCTCGCTGCTCAGACGGTCCATCCGCCTACGCGTCATCGACACCCCTCGTTGGGCACCACGAGTGGCCTTCCGTCATATGACCTCACTGCACCTCGCCCTCGCCTGA